The DNA window TCCAAGATGAGGTTTCTCACCACCTTCGAGTGGTTAAGGCCCCCCACAGACCATGGGGTTGATAGGCCAGAACTGGAAGCCCGGTAACGGGTGTAGGTGACTGGTACTAATCGGCCGAGGACTTACCAACAAAGAAGCTACGCGTCCACTGTGCGGTATCTGAAACAACACACAGACACTGCGGCAGACACAAGGTCTGCAACCCCTTTTTTCTTTTGGGGTTGTCGGGTTTTGTGTCAGCGCTGTTGTGTGGATAGTTTCATAGAGTTACGGCGGCTATAGCGGTGGGGAAACGCCCGGTCCCATTCCGAACCCGGAAGCTAAGGCCACCTGCGCCGATGGTACTGCACTCGACAGGGTGTGGGAGAGTAGGACACCGCCGGAACATCCTTGCGAAAGGCCCCCAACTATGTTGGGGGCCTTTTTGCGTTTCGTAGCAATCTCACAGGGAACAACTAGGATGGATCGTGTTCGAACTGTGATGATGGAAGAAGACAGCAGAACGTCGTCGGCGCGCAGGAGCCGACACAACGGAGGTGTTGATGGTCGCAGCGACGACAACCGCAGACCGCGCGCCGGTCGATCCCCTCAGTCCGCTCCGCCCACGCTGGCTGCGGCCGAGGTTACCGGCAACGTTCGGGTATCTCGCGGCTCTCGTCGCTGTCACCGCGGTCTTCTCGGCCCTCAGTGATTCCGCGCAGACGAGGATGGTGCTGCATGCCAGCACGAACCTGCACAATCTACTGAGCGGCCGTATCGGCACCGTGTTCTCCAGTGCACTGGTGATCGGTGACGCCAGCGCCGCGTGGGTGATCATCCCGCTGCTCGGTTGCCTGCTGGCGCTCGCCGAGCTGCGCTTCGGTGCTGTGCACATGGTGCACGTCTTCATGGCCGGTCATATCGGAGCCACGCTCCTGGTCGCGGGCGGACTCTGGATTGCCATCGAGGCCGACTGGCTGCCCGCTAGTATCCGCTGGACTCAGGACGTCGGCGTCAGCTACGGCGCCATGGCCTTGATCGGCGCGATCGTCGTCGCCATTCCGCATCGGTGGCGAATCGCCTGGGCCACCGCGTGGTTCATCGTCGCCGCCGAGGGCGTCCTGATCGAGCAGACCTTCACCAACGTCGGCCACCTGCTCGCCTTCTGTATCGGAACGGCCGTCGGCTTCGGCATGCTCCACACCAAGGCCGCGTCCACCCGCAGGCTCACCCGAGTCGAATCCGCCCTGCTCGCCGTGAGCGCGTTCCTGGCGGCAATCCTCCTCATGGGCTGACGGCAGCTGCGACAGGGCTGACGCCAGGCGGGACCTGGCACTCGCCTACAGTGCTTGGGTGCGCCTAGTGATTGCTCGCTGTCAGGTCGACTACGTGGGGCGACTCACCGCCCATCTTGCGATGGCCCGCCGATTGCTGCTGATCAAAGCGGATGGTTCGGTCCTCGTGCATTCCGACGGTGGCTCGTATAAGCCGTTGAACTGGATGAGCCCGCCGTGCTGGTTGGATGAGCGCGACGTCGACGCGGTGCCCGAGGGGGCGAAGGCCTTCTGGGTGGTCACCAACAAGGCGGGTGAGGAGCTGCGCATCACCATCGAGGACATCGAGCACGACTCCGCACATGAGCTGGGTGTGGACCCCGGTCTGGTGAAAGACGGTGTGGAAGCCCACCTTCAGGAACTCCTGGCCGAGCACGTGCAGACCCTCGGCCCCGGCTATACGCTGATCCGCCGCGAGTACATGACCGCCATCGGCCCCGTCGACCTGCTCTGCCGCGACGCAGACGGCTCCACCGTGGCCGTCGAGATCAAGCGCCGCGGCGAGATCGACGGCGTCGAACAGCTCACCCGCTACCTCGAACTCCTGAACCGCGACCCCCTCATCGCCCCGGTAGCCGGCGTCTTCGCCGCCCAGCAGATCAAGCCCCAGGCCCGCACTCTCGCCGAGGACCGCGGCATTCGCTGCCTGACCCTCGATTACGACGCCCTACGTGGCACAGAGAGCAACGAATTCCGCCTCTTCTAGCTTCGCGGCCCGCGGTTTGGTTCCGTGCACCGATTCGCCTCTCATGCACCTTTCCCTTGATTTAGTGCGCGGCATGCCAGGAGGTGCGCAGGATGCTCGCGGGGGGACCGAAGCTGAGACGAGCCACGTTTTACGCTTGGTGGCATGCCCCGACGGAAGCCGCGCACAGAACGCCAGGTGGATCGCTCGCAAGCGGGTGGCTCGCCGATCGGTGATGTGTTCGGTCGGCGGGAGGCCGGGCCGGATAGCGACGAGATGTATGTCGTGCGGACCATTCCGGGGAGTCGGGCGGTCAAGACCTACCGTTGCCCGGGGTGTGATCACGAAATCCCGCCTGGCGTAGCGCATATCGTCGCGTGGGCGGTCGATGGTGGTGAGGACGACCGCAGGCACTGGCATCGGGGTTGCTGGAATAGCCGTCGGACACGGCGGATTACGCGCCGCTGGTCCTGAATGTAAGCTATGATTGTGTCCTGATCGTTACGAATGTCGTTGTGGCGGTGCATGTCCCGCGCATCGGGAAGGTCCGGGTACTGCGCGCATTAGGAAGGCCGCCCCGCATCCGGGACGGCCTTCGGTGTGAATTCGGTTGGGTTGTTGCGTTTGTCGCCGCTCAGCCCGCCGTTGTCAGTTGGTGATTTCGGCGTTCTCGCGCTCGTCGGCGTCGATATCGTCTTCCTCGGTCGCGACCTCGGGGATCGCCTTGGTGCGCGAACCGCTGGTCACCGACTTGGTGCCGCCGCCGATCGACTTGCGCTGATCCGGAACCCCGTCCAGCAGTTCGCTTTCCCGGTTGACCGCGGCGAGCATCGCGGGCACCGAGTCGAGCTGGCCGCGGATACCGAGCAGCTGGGCGAGCACCCGGCCGCGCAGCACGCGCATCTCCTCGGCGAGTTCCTTCGCGTGCGCGATCTTGCGCTCGGAGGTCTGGGTGGCGGAGGTGATGAGGCGGTTGGACTCGTCGGTCGCGTCCTTGATCCGCTGAGCGGCCTCGGCGCGGCTGGTGGCCTCGAGCTCCTCCATAGCACGGGTGAGCTTGGTACGACGCTCCGCCATGGTGGCCTCGAAGTCCTGCTGGGTCGCCTTGCGCTTGGCATCGGCTTCCTTGCCGAGGCGGTTGGCCTCGGCCTGAGCGGCCTCGATGATCTTGGCGGACTCGGTACGCGCATTCGCCAGGGTCTGCTCGAATTCGATCTCGAGCGCCTCGCGCTTCTCCTTGGTTTCGGCGAGCAGCGATTCGTACTTACCACGCATTTCGGTGGCCTGCTGCTCGGCGATCGACACCATTTCCGCCGCCTCGGCCTGCGCCAGAGCGCGCACCTCCGAGGCCTCGTCGGAGGCCAGCCGCAGCATCCGAGAGATGCGATCGGACATGCCTTCGGCAGTAGTTGGCGGAACCGAAAGGCGATCGACTTCCTTACGGAGCTCGTCGATCTCGTCCCGCGCGTCCTCCAGCTGGCTGGCGAGGTTACGGGCTTGCGCCGCAGCGGCATCCCGATCTGTGGCGGTGACTCTTAACTCGGCATCGAAACGGTCGAAGTAGTTGCGTACCTCGTCTTGCGCATAACCCTTGCGCACAACGGTGAAGGGCAGTGCCACGAAGCGATTGCGATCGGACTCGGGTGACGACATGGCACACAAACTACAGCCTACTTGCACCTCATGGTGACTCGACCGCGAATGTGATTCCGACGAGTTTTTCGGGCCCGATCTTGATACTAGTGCGTAACATTCGCGTTCGGCTCGACCAACTCGATCAGCACACCGCCAGCATCCTTGGGGTGGATGAAATTGATGCGGGAATCGGCGGTTCCGTGCCGAGGTGCGTCGTACAGCAAACGCAGACCTTGATCACGAAGATACGTGGAGACGGCGTCGATATCGGTGACCCGATAGGCGAGTTGCTGCAGTCCCGGCCCGCTGCGGTCGATGAACTTGGCGATCGTCGAGTCCGCGTTCAGGGGTGCCAGCAACTGCAGAGCAGTCGCGCCGTCGGGTGCGCCGGGCAACGAGAGCATCGCCTCGTGCACGCCTTGGGCCTCATTGACCTCCCGATGGGTCTCGATCATGCCGAGATTCTCGGCGTACCAGGCGATTGCGGTATCCAGGTCAGGCACCGCGATGCCGACGTGGTCGACGGCGACGACGTAGTCGCCGGGGATGAAGTTCGACGAGTCCATAACGTTGCTCACCACTCGAAGGTAGCGCCTGATCGGACACAGTCGGCCGGAAGGCCGTCGGCCGGGCCTCGGCGCGGGCACCGCGCACCTGGTAAAGGTCGGTCGAGCGGGGCAAGCTACCGTTGAGTACAAAGGTTGACGCCGCGCATGCTTCATCCAGCAGGTGGTGCGCGGCGCTGTTCCGATCAATGAATGCGAGGCTCGTCGTGACCACAACCGTGATCGTCTCCGGTGCGCGTACCCCGGTCGGTCGGCTGCTCGGGGGGCTGAAGGACTTCACCGGTTCGGACCTGGGCGGTTTCGCCATCAAGGCGGCATTGGAAAAGGGCGGCGTCGCACCGGAGCAGGTCGACTACGTGATCATGGGCCAGGTGCTCACCGCAGGCGCGGGGCAGATCCCGGCCCGGCAGGCCGCGGTCGCGGCGGGTATCCCGATGGATGTGCCCGCGTTGACGCTGAACAAGGTGTGCCTGTCGGGCATCAACGCGATCGCGCTGGCCGATCAGCTGATCCGTGCCGGCGAGTACGAGATCGTGGTCGCCGGTGGCCAGGAATCGATGAGCCAGGCTCCGCATCTGCTCGAAAAGTCCAGGGAGGGCTTCAAATACGGTGATGTGACGATGCGCGACAGCATGGCCTACGACGGCCTGCACGACATCTTCACCGACCAGCCGATGGGCGCGCTCACCGAACAGCGCAACGACGCCGAGCCGGTCAGCCGCGAAGACCAGGACGCGTTCGCGGCGGCTTCGCACCAGCGTGCCGCGGCGGCGTGGAAGAACGGCGTCTTCGACAACGAGGTCGTGCCGGTCGCGGTGCCGCAGCGCAAGGGCGACCCGATCCTGGTGAGTGCCGACGAGGGCATCCGGGCGGACACCACCGCCGAATCGCTGGCCAAGCTGCGTCCGGCATTCCGCAAGGACGGCACCATCACCGCGGGTACCGCCTCGCAGATCTCCGATGGCGCGGCCGCGGTGGTCGTGATGAGCAAGGCCAAGGCCCAGGAGTTGGGGCTGAGCTGGATCGCCGAGATCGGCAAGGCCGGTGTGGTCGCCGGACCGGATTCCACGCTGCAGGATCAGCCTGCCAACGCGATCGCGAAGGCATGTGCGCGCGAAGGCATTTTGCCCGCCGAACTGGATCTGGTCGAGATCAACGAGGCATTCGCGGCGGTCGGTATCGCCTCCACCCGCAAGCTGGGCATCGATCCGGAGAAGGTGAACGTCAACGGCGGTGCGATCGCCATCGGACACCCGCTCGGCATGTCGGGCGCACGCATCCTGTTGCACCTGGCGCTGGAACTGAAGCGCCGCGGCGGCGGTATCGGCGCGGCCGCCCTGTGTGGCGGCGGCGGTCAGGGTGACGCCCTCATCATCAAGGTGTAACTGACGTCCCGGCATATACCGGGACTTCGGGGTCCATGGGCCGAGGTGTGACCAGTTCAACTACGACCCG is part of the Nocardia sp. NBC_00565 genome and encodes:
- the nucS gene encoding endonuclease NucS, which translates into the protein MRLVIARCQVDYVGRLTAHLAMARRLLLIKADGSVLVHSDGGSYKPLNWMSPPCWLDERDVDAVPEGAKAFWVVTNKAGEELRITIEDIEHDSAHELGVDPGLVKDGVEAHLQELLAEHVQTLGPGYTLIRREYMTAIGPVDLLCRDADGSTVAVEIKRRGEIDGVEQLTRYLELLNRDPLIAPVAGVFAAQQIKPQARTLAEDRGIRCLTLDYDALRGTESNEFRLF
- a CDS encoding acetyl-CoA C-acetyltransferase translates to MTTTVIVSGARTPVGRLLGGLKDFTGSDLGGFAIKAALEKGGVAPEQVDYVIMGQVLTAGAGQIPARQAAVAAGIPMDVPALTLNKVCLSGINAIALADQLIRAGEYEIVVAGGQESMSQAPHLLEKSREGFKYGDVTMRDSMAYDGLHDIFTDQPMGALTEQRNDAEPVSREDQDAFAAASHQRAAAAWKNGVFDNEVVPVAVPQRKGDPILVSADEGIRADTTAESLAKLRPAFRKDGTITAGTASQISDGAAAVVVMSKAKAQELGLSWIAEIGKAGVVAGPDSTLQDQPANAIAKACAREGILPAELDLVEINEAFAAVGIASTRKLGIDPEKVNVNGGAIAIGHPLGMSGARILLHLALELKRRGGGIGAAALCGGGGQGDALIIKV
- a CDS encoding ATP/GTP-binding protein, which translates into the protein MPRRKPRTERQVDRSQAGGSPIGDVFGRREAGPDSDEMYVVRTIPGSRAVKTYRCPGCDHEIPPGVAHIVAWAVDGGEDDRRHWHRGCWNSRRTRRITRRWS
- the mce gene encoding methylmalonyl-CoA epimerase is translated as MDSSNFIPGDYVVAVDHVGIAVPDLDTAIAWYAENLGMIETHREVNEAQGVHEAMLSLPGAPDGATALQLLAPLNADSTIAKFIDRSGPGLQQLAYRVTDIDAVSTYLRDQGLRLLYDAPRHGTADSRINFIHPKDAGGVLIELVEPNANVTH
- a CDS encoding rhomboid-like protein, giving the protein MVAATTTADRAPVDPLSPLRPRWLRPRLPATFGYLAALVAVTAVFSALSDSAQTRMVLHASTNLHNLLSGRIGTVFSSALVIGDASAAWVIIPLLGCLLALAELRFGAVHMVHVFMAGHIGATLLVAGGLWIAIEADWLPASIRWTQDVGVSYGAMALIGAIVVAIPHRWRIAWATAWFIVAAEGVLIEQTFTNVGHLLAFCIGTAVGFGMLHTKAASTRRLTRVESALLAVSAFLAAILLMG